ggGTTTCTGTACATTCAGCAGCTTTCAGCTGATCTCACTTCCCGGAATTACCCCACAATCCTGTGAGCCAGAGTAAATGTTTAACAGCCACAGCATCCTCTGATAAGGAGGTCCATGGCTTAACtactttctgtgtttctgttccTTCTGAACTTTGCTCCTTCTTGTATCATGAGATGTCTCATGGGCCTTATGATGGACAGACATTAAACAGCTTTTTCCTGTTTGCCTCTCCCTGTCTCAGTTTTAAACTCTGTTATCTAATCATCCTGATCCTTGCCCCTGTAGCCCTCAGATCACTCATCATGTGTTATCAAaccagagatttaaaaaaaagtgttgaaACTAAGTTTTTGTGGAATAAAATGTCTTGGAGAGTTTAATATCCTATTGCCTGAATCTTTGTGTCTATACTGGGGACATTATTTAACTCTGCTCTCTGGCTAAGTTGCAAATGTTGCTGCTGGAGGGTGTAGCTTGTTCCTTGTCAAATTGCAGacacttaaattattttccatgcaaggagggaggagaagggggaTGGAGAAATTGTGTGTGTAAAGCTATAATGAAGGCTGGAAATCGTACAGCTGAATgcaaatgcagaagaatgaaatTAAGATCCAGATCAGAACTGAAAGTCTAGTTTTCTTGTTGTCTTTAATTCTTGGCTCTTGTTGTATAGAGCTCTGAAGACAAAATTACTTGGTGGAGAGTGTAATTATGTAATTAAAGCTTTTGCCTTAGTACACTTGGACCAAAGAATGGAAGGAACCAACTAGatctttttttcagtgttaaacTCTGCACAGAAAATGTCCCTGTGATGCCTTGAGAGGCTACCTAGAgcagaggctagacagtgttaaaggaataaagtaggtatttattaaaaaccaTTTAAAAGGATGtaccttgggcagtacaagagcctggctgtagctacacccaaaatggacaaCCGGTCacgagttttcacacttttataagttttggtccatttccatattggggttaatggtccaattccagctccaggttctgcagtcccatcctcccagattctctcctcaattctctgcactttttggggctgaagctgcagcagtgtccttgcttctggggctggaaaaggattggtTTGtctgactgagctgtgaggagaacttgctaacaTTTTATATGAAGTTTGGAGTTGTATACCAATGCAGTACAGAacctggaaaatatgaaagctaaaacttaaggcatcaccTGCAAGTGTTTCATGCTTTCATgtatctctgctgctcttgggTAACCTGTTTTTACAACCCCAAGAGCTTTCAGGTGGTCTCTGAACTTGCTTGTCCCATTCCTTTATTACCATGTTTCCCATTGTTAGGATTTGGTAGGATTTGGGAGATGGTGTGGATAACCACAGCTTCAGCCCTTTTCCCTGATGTATTTTGAGGGAATCCAGCTTTAGCTGTCAGTTTTTTTGTGGTGGGATAAGCAGTGTTGCTGCAGCATTTAATGAGCTAAGCCAGAGGTGTTTGTGCTTTGCATGTTCCttcagggctgggagctgctgagcagaCGAGACACTGGATTCACCCTCTCAGTTCCTTTTAGAAAGAGGAAAACACACAATATCTGCTCCATTTGCAGCttgaaaaatcagcattttccagAGTTCAATGCAAGATTTGAGAAGAAAACCTTTTGAAAAGCATTGTCTGCAGTGAGATGTTCCCCAATGAGTCTGATCATGTATGAGGTGGGAGGGGATGGTGTTTGCTTGCTCACCACTCTGTTGTGGTTTGGTGAGTAGCTGCACCAGCAACCAAAGCTGCCCAATGTTTTTGTTTAAAGCTGGAATTTCAGCTCTCTCCAAACCCTCTACACAGCCTGATGAGCTTGTGACCTGCAGTTGAATGATGGTTATAAATGGTTAAATCACCACATAAAGACTTTTCCAAGATGTGTATTTGCTCCTGGCCTGTTCCTGGCATGCTTTTTAACCTGTTTTGTTTAGAGGGGGAAATTCATGGCAGTTATTGACACTGCATGTCTCAACACACtttgaatttaaaattcagattgGAATTTTCAGAGTGCAGCCtttgaaatttgattttaagCCAAAAAGCATTGTTTAGGAAGAAAGTTTAAAATCGAAGGGCATtgagaaattcagttttctggTGTAGACAAGGTTAGCTGTTGCTTGAGATTGATCAGCACATTTGTATTCCTAACTCATGAAGAGGTGTGGTGGGCCTTGCTGCTTCCTCCCAACACAGGTGTTCCCAGACCAGCATTCCCTGCCCGTGGAATGGGAATATTGTGAGGGTTTGCAGGGTGATGCTGGCTTAGCTCCTTATGATACATTACCCATTTTAAGTAAATATACTTCCCTCCTAAGGTGTATTCCACCTCTTGTCTAGATTTGCAGATACCTGTAGAAGCCCCTGAGTGATGTTCCTGGTTCTAATCTCCATCTTTTCtgggttgtttatttttttgttgttgttgtttttttggatttttttgtttggtttggtttgtttgttttttttttcccccagtaaaATAGGCTTATTGTTGCTTTCAGACTGAGCACCAGGGTCAGACTTTATTGTCTATATTATTCCTGAGACATCCATTGCTTCCACTCCAGTCCTGTTGTCTGGAGTCAGCTTAAGGGCTTAGCTCAGTCCCTGTGGTTTCCTAGAATGAAGAAACCACATTACAAGCACATTTTTGATTTCATGTGACAAGCAGGAACAGGTTTGTGAGGAAACAAACAACCTGAGCAGAACCGAAGGAGGCTGTTATTGTGGAAGTGTGCTGCTTGGAGCAGCCCTTGCCCAGttcagacattttcttttctttttccttggagGGGAAGATGGAAATTGGAGATGAAAACAGTGCCCAGTGTATCTTTACCCTTTACAGCTTTGGCCTAGTGAATTTTCCTTTGCCTTGCAGTAGATCCTGAATAAACTTCTTTAATTTGAGACACTGCTGCAACGTtaagaggagagggagcagaaggTCAGTGGTGAAgtctttcaaaaaaagaaaatcctataGGGGATGTTGCTCTGTAAGTCCAAATGTAGGAGGTCCTTGCAGTTAGGAGTCAGCTGGTCCTCaggcagcctggggacagacagggtgCCTTCATTCTTATCCTGTCCTGATCTGATCTCTGTGCAGGGGTGACCCTGGACCACTGTTTTCATTTGTGATACAGGATAAATGCTGTATGGATTTATTGCCTTCCTATTTTTAGTCTCTGCACGACAGGAGTGGTTCGTTTACACATCAACAACTGGCTGGAAGTGAGTTTCTGCCTTCCTCACAAAATCCACTATGTTGCCACCAACTTCATACCCCCAGAAGCAATCGAGAGAAGTCTGAAATCTATCAGGTAAGAACAAGCTCTGCCCCTCAGAGTGTGGCCAGTCCTTGCTGCTGTTCCAAGGGTGATGCTGCAGGTGTCTGAGGTGGCACAGGCAgggggatggtgtggctgggctgtgcaggaaAGGGGCCCTGGGCTCAGACaggactccctggagctgctgctgtggctctgtggtgctgctggattCATGGTGGTGGAAAGCCACAGACTTGGTGTTCAATTTAGATGGTTGTACTGAGGGGATGCTGCAAGAGTGGCCTGCACTGTTTGCAGCCAGGaattttgtgttcattttaaTCTGTTGACCCAGAAGTAATTCTGCTTTTGGAAGAAGGAGAGCCCAGGTCCTGTGATACCTTATTTCCTGTGTTTGTTTACCTGCAAAAGTAGCTAACTTCTGCgttcttcctttcttctactccattttgtatttcagtaaTGCAGATGAGCAGTTTTCAGACTTGTTCTCAACTGTGTGCCAATTCAGTGCAGTGTTTTTTCCTTGTCAGTGGGGTATCCAGTtacctctgtctcctttttacAGGGAGCATCTTATGCTGTGACATAAAAATAAGCTTATTTTGAACCCAGTTAGAACAAAAGGATgatattaaaaattctttttttaccATTACATTGACCCCAGGTATTGTGGTGTGGGAATAACAAAGCcttcaggaaaagctgcagtaTACTGTGCAAATGTATTCTATTTTTCTGCAGGCCTTACCATGCCTTATTACTTTTAAATGATGAGAAGTCATTGCTTAATGAGCTCCCGTTGGactgctctcctgccctggTGAGAGTAATTAAAACTACCTCTGCCGTGAAGAATTTGCAGCAACTGGCTCAAGATGCTGACTTGGCATTGTTGCAGGTATGGGgagctgtcagcagctgctgagagccTTTTAAATCACGAGGTGTTTTCTCCTGTGTGCCCGTGGGCTTCTGTGGGCCAGGAGCACAGCATCTCCCTCGGTGTGAGCAGGGAGAGCCAGCCCTGGAGCCTGGGGAAAGGCTGGAGAAACAAAGGGCAGgggtgcagggacagggcagccctgcagccacGTCCTGTCTCGGATGGGAGTCCCCATCTCAGGGGTCTCTAGTCCTCACCACTGCTCAGGACAAGTCCATTAAAACAGGCTGATGAAAAACTTCTCTTTGAATTGtgagcacttccagggctgcctcccacagcctctctggtcCAGTGCCTGACCAGCATCAGAGTGAAACCCTTCCTCATATCTAGTGGGAATTTCCCATTGTTCTCCTTGTGTATGCTGCCTCAGgacctgtccctgtgtccctctgagGAGAGTGGCTCTGTCTTCTCTGTGCCTCCTGTTTGGTAATTAAAACCAGAGCAATTCATACTCCTGACTGACACCACAGTGACCTGTCTTGGTCTTGCCACGCTGATATCTACATGCAAATGAAGCACCCAAAATGCAAGTGAAGGTTTACAGCTGCCATGGCCAAATATGTTGctttccctggagctgccaAGATCTTTTCTACCAAAGAGTTATGAATGCCTGTACAAACTTTCCCATCCATTTCTCTTACCCATTAGTGCACGGACTTGGCAGTCATGGGAAAAAGATTTAGTTTAGGCTTGGGCAAAGATTTTGAGCCAGTCTCCCCAAGCCAGCAGCTCTTTCCAAATGCCTTTCCAGCAGTGACAACCAGGTCTCAAATCTGAATTGCTGGAGGTGACATGATGAggccttgggaagggaagtttgtGCCAGTGGAGAGATGAGACTCTGGCACTCCCATGAGTTGTGAGGCCACTGAGAGACCCCTGTGGATGATCATTTGGGATGATCATATGAGATGATCCCAGAGAGGTAAGGGCCACTCCATGCTCCTCAGGGTCGATCCAGACCCAGGGACACAACCTGTGCTCTGTGTGACAGGGGGAGCACAGCTCACCATCACATATTCTCCTGTTCATAGGTCAGTGCCTTCTCTTGTTCCAAGGGGAAGGTCCTACTTTGTAATAAAACTCCAGGTCTGCCTGCTGTGGTCTGTGGTGTTACTTGGCTGTGGGATGAACTCTGGAAATTCCCCACTGCTTCTGTAGTTTTGTTCTCCACAAAAAAGCACAGTTAAATGCATCTAATGATACAGGCTGGATTTTATGTCTTGTAGTCACTATTTATGTGGCTTTTCCAAAGCCATTAACAACCACTGGCTTAACACATTAAAATACTTTGTGTAGCTCATTACTGAAATACCTCCATGCATAAAAAGGCAGTGTTGGTTTCCTTTATGTTTATGTCATAGTAGAAGCtgattcttttgttttatttttcatgtattttatttttcatgtataacacaaagcattttgtgcataaagaaaaatagtttttggGGGCATGAAAAGGAACTAAGCTTGTATTGATACAGTTTGAAGGAATTCCTTTGAGGCAGGAAATACTAAGTTGCTTAGAAATGTGAAGTGAATCTCTGGAAATTCATAACCTTGTCAAATGCTTTTTGATCTGCCACATGTTATATTAAACCATGAATTTATTCTGCAGGCAGGGTGAAAGGAtggaacattttctttcatttcagctCAAACgagactttttttgttgttgtatgAAACGCTTGCTGACAGTTTGTAGATTGATTTTGCTTCCCtaatttttccctgttttctcaATACAGGTTTTCCAGCTTGCAGCACATCTTGTTTACTGGGGCAAAGCAATTATTATTTATCCTCTTTGTGAAAACAATGTCTACATGCTTTCTCCAAATGCCAGTGTCTGCCTGTAAGTAGAAGGAAAATGTGTTGGTGACAGCACAGTGCTGAGGAGTGCAGATgcacttttccttccctgatGGGATACAGAGTGGGATCTTTCTTCATGAATTTGTTGAGACTGTGCAAAACACAAACCCTTACATGAGCCTGAACTTGCACAGCCAGTgtgggcagggaggagcagcagagcagatcaATATTCCTCTGTGGTGGTGAGAGCCCTGGAAGCAATATTtaccctgcagagcagctgtcagTATTTTTTGTACCCCTGCTCACTGGATGTCCAATATGGGAACATTTACAAACCCAAATACTTTATGACTAAGTTAAATGAGTGGTTTATAGGGCTTGCTGTGTAGCTGGCATTCCACACTGTGTGCCTTGTCACAGACAGAAGACAGCATGGCCATTTGGAGAGCAGGCAGAGCCACTGCAAAGAAGATGTGGAAGCAGGGGTGGGTATTTCTGCTTTGCTGAAGATTAGCAATCCTTCCTCTGTTGGATTTTGAGATGTCGTTAGACTCTGAGTTGGAACTCAGCTATAGGAAGATAGTTTTAAATCAAAACTTTGGTGATGGAAACATAAAAATAGAGCTGGAGGGGAACTTGAGGTCATTCAACAACAACTGTGCTTGTGTCAAATATGGCAGTGCTGTTCTTGAAGACCTTTGGAGATGGAAATGCTAAGATAGACAGTTTTCCTGATATTTAACTTGGCTGTCCTTTACTTCTGTTCAGTCACATTTGTTGTCCTGTCAGCACggggagggggcacagccaCATCTGCAGCTGCAGTTGGCACACTCAGAGGTTGTGTGAGTATCCTGCCCAAGCTCTGTACCTTTGATCAGAGGCTGCACGGGTCTGGAGTTTTTAAtcagtttcatttttctcctctggatTCCCTCCATGCCTTGGATAAAATGCTGGAGCTGAATGCAAGGCTGAGGTGAAAGTGTGTGAGCTTCTGGCTGGCTTCTGCAGGACACAACATACCATCAAGTATGCTTAGGGGTTTTCTAGACCACAGGGAATATTACATTTGGGAATTGGCACTTCTGCAATGCTTAGTTGGATCAAAGTTATCCTGAGCAGCACTATAGAGCTGATGTGtgccttttcctctctcctgcagTTACTCTCCACTGGCAGATGCCTTTTCCTGTCAGTTCCGGGGTCACAACCTGCCCTCCATGCTGGCCAAGTTctccctccctgtgtccctctccGAGTTCAAGAACCCGCTGGCACCGCCTGTGCAGGAGGtgagctgggcactgcccaacAGCTCCTTGTTCTGCTGCTCATAGGGGAtggtgctgctcctggagcactCAGCCAGCAGCCTGCTGTTGCACATTTACAAGTTCCCAATTTCTGTGTTTCCAGCCTCATGATTTATTGTTTCGTGTCCTCGTGCCAAAAAGCTGTGGGGATGTTCAAGGTGAGAGGATTCTCTGTGCTGGCACTAAAAGAAGTATTAGAATGTTTCTTCTCATGGAATGGTGTAGTAGGGAAAACTGAAActccattttgtttttttccaaactgtCATCAATTGGCAGGGCTGAATCAAGTTTGTGGATTCGTCACAATCACATTTGATTTTATTATATTGTCTGCTCCAAGTTCacaatctgtttttaaaagcaatctGTTTGCTCACTTGGTTTTGCTGTAAAACTGGAACTGTTTAAAGGCTTTCTGAGGAAATAGGCTCAGCATGGGGTCAGCAGAAGTCCATGTGTCACTGCATTAGCTTCTTAGTGTTCAGATCTGAGTTAATAAAATATGGATTTTGGATTTGTGAGCTCTTTTGCTTGTGCATCGATCATGGCTGGTGGCATTTCTGGGAACTGGTGGAACACAGGAAGGAGCTCAGTAACATGAGGTCTCCTGGCTGACATTGTTCTGTTCCCAGATGGAGGAGCCTGGACCTCTGACCATGGCTCAGTGTGGCGAAGGAAGCATAGGCAGAGTTCTTTGGCTGGTTTCTCGTGGTGTTTATTTCTGGCCTTCAGACTTGGGTGCCTTGGTGGCTCTCCATGGGTTTATCCCATGCTCAGATATAGAGATTGCCATCACCTGTGCACTCCAGCACAGCTGTAATTACAGGTTGGCAGAGATGATGATCAGAGATAAAGATAAGTAATGATGTAGGTCTAATCCCAGTAGCATGTACTGGTCAGCTGCCACCATGGGAAGCAGAAGAAGAGCAGGACTTCACTGTAGTTACAGACAAATAAGTGTCCTGAAAATTGAAGCTGAAGTCATAGCATTGATTTTATTCTAGGTGCAGTAGCTTCAGGAGACATTCTCAGTAATcccttttaaattaattacttgCCTAATACTTCTCCTTCTGGTTGTTCTCAGACGTCCtacttttgtttaaaatacataaataaaagtCTGCCACTTACTGCTGCACTTTTGCCTTGAAACAATGCTTTCCAGATTTGATGGAGTGCTAAAGTGTTTTTTTAGTGTGTaccttccctctgctgctcacCTGTCTGTGGTGGGGTCCTAAGGGTCAGCAGCACAGCTTGCTTTCATCATCCTTTCAGTCATATTGGAAGGATGAAGAATGATGCTGTGAAAAGCTGTGGCTTTTTGATAAAGCAAAGTGTGACAGTTCTTTGGGGAGTTTAGATTAGAGTGAGTTTTTATGTATTTTCGTATCAGTACATTTTCTTCTACTTTGATTTACCCATATAGGACTTCTTGtattattttttggttttttagtcTTTGAAGAGACGTGACTCCAATCCCTGCCCTGAAGTGGTTAGGCTCCAGTTGTAATTAACAGAGATCTAATCAATGCAACAATTAATCTAATGAAATGTGGGTGggtttttgttctgttgtgCTGTGCTAAAAGGTGTTGTACTCTGAACTGTAAATATTGTCAAAATGTATTTGCtttgcctttgaaaaaaattagcaaagGTGGGACTTTTCTCTGTAGTTTTGTTCTTTGTGTGCACAGGAAAGGATGTGAGGTTTTTCAGCTTTAAAGATTTCCAGTGGTTTTCTGTTATCTCATGCTTTTCatcaggctgagggcactgtctgtgctcctggaggTCACTGTGCTGAGGGTCAATACTGGGGGAGGGGCTGCATCTTCTGCAGAAACTCTTGTGGCCTCATGACATCCATGGCATCCATCCCATTTGATTCTTCTCTTAAGCATGGGATTGGCTCCCTGCTTTTGGCATGTGCTTCTGGATGGGTAAAGAATACAGAAGGCATCAATAAAACCCACCAGAGGAAATAggaaagctctcagagcccttcCTGTTTTTATACCAAAATATTGCTTGATTTGAAAGGGGACAAAGTTATTTTTGTTCAATTACCATTACGTGAGTGGAATTCCTCTATTCCTTTGGGTAGATTAAGAAAAAGTAACACTCATTTTTCTGCTTGGTGTGCTGTGGTATTTTTTGGCTGGTAAGAGATATGAACAACCTGAGCAAGGACAGGACTGCCTTGGGAGTGCATGGCTGtgttctgcttttgctgtcTGCCTGTCAAGTAGGTAAGAGGTGTCAGGTGAGTGATGTGTGCCAGGCCTGCCAGTGCTctcagctgtgctctgtgccagaGGCTGAAAGTCTTGATTGTGTCATCTTCATCTCTTTTCTTGTCTGAGGAGCAGTGTATTGTAGTGGAACCCTGGTCAGTGTGTATCTGGCACTTGAGAAGATTTTGGTATCCATGCAGTGttccctgctgcttcctttctctgtgtttccCTTGGattccctgggacagcagcagggtgaGGATGAGCCCATGTCCTCAGTTCACCTGACCTCAAGAGatctcagtgctgctgagccttcctccctttctgcttttccttccccctcccaggtgtgtgcacacaggagccttcctttcttccctcttcaCTTTCCTAGAGCTCTGGCTCCTGTCCAGCCTGACTCTATTCATTTACCTTGTTTCAGCTGCACAAGTTTTCTGCCAGGTTAGCAGGTAGAATTCACTCAGGGAGATCCAGTgggctccagggctggcacagagtGAAGGAGGTGATTCCCGCAGAGCTTGTGCAGCTGGGGGGCAGAGGGAAGCAGAAGATGTTCTCCCCATTTCACAGTGAGTTGTCCCTTAGCTCCATTGTGACTTGTCATGTCACCAGGACTTGCTGCAGTGCCTGGGTTTGTCCTGAATCTCACCAGGGTGCAGCCACGTGGTGGGGAGATCCTGTGAGCTTAGACAAAAGGGAACTCATCTTAccttttgtggttttgctgGAAAAGAAGCAGTCTACATCTCCTCTACCCTGACCCCAGCTGTTGGCTcgtgtccctgtgctctcctCCTGTGAGTGgcacagccttgctggggctgcagggcacaCTGGGGTGGAGCTCTGGGCTTGCTCAGTGGGGTGAACA
The Cinclus cinclus chromosome 16, bCinCin1.1, whole genome shotgun sequence DNA segment above includes these coding regions:
- the NPRL3 gene encoding GATOR1 complex protein NPRL3 isoform X14; the protein is MGESTSPISVILVSSGSRGNKLLFRFPFQRGAEHPAAQDNKPRSRYAVNGSGDTTEDQDGDSRDQCPLTDEQLVSGFSDVILATILATKSDMCGKKFELKIDNVRFVGHPTLLQHALGQVSKTDPSPKREMPTMILFNVVFALRANADPSVISCLHNLSRRIAIVLQHEERRCQYLTREAKLILAIQDEVSAMSESECFEQQCLCPGALPLRATEGPQSPFHHILPKCKLARDLKETYDSLCTTGVVRLHINNWLEVSFCLPHKIHYVATNFIPPEAIERSLKSIRPYHALLLLNDEKSLLNELPLDCSPALVRVIKTTSAVKNLQQLAQDADLALLQVFQLAAHLVYWGKAIIIYPLCENNVYMLSPNASVCLHICCPVSTGRGHSHICSCSWHTQRLFTLHWQMPFPVSSGVTTCPPCWPSSPSLCPSPSSRTRWHRLCRSLMIYCFVSSCQKAVGMFKRYEQPEQGQDCLGSAWLCSAFAVCLSSRPS